A window from Solanum stenotomum isolate F172 chromosome 5, ASM1918654v1, whole genome shotgun sequence encodes these proteins:
- the LOC125865784 gene encoding probable sugar phosphate/phosphate translocator At3g14410, whose product MADRVRRVMSEGVLTYAYILLYISLSSGQIFFNKWVLSSKEINFPYPLALTLLHMVFSSVLCFVLTKVLKIMKVEEGMTLDIYISSVIPIGAMFAMTLWLGNTAYLYISVSFAQMLKAIMPVAVFILGVAAGLEMMSCRMLLIMSVISFGVLVASYGEININWVGVIYQMGGVVGEALRLIFMEILVKRKGLKLNPISVMYYVSPCSALCLLVPWIFLEKPKMDEELTWSFHPLVLTLNCICTFALNLSVFLVISHTSALTIRVAGVVKDWVVVLLSALLFADTKLTLINLCGYAIAIAGVAAYNSHKLKKEATRVSSDESQATSSIPLVSSSTSNA is encoded by the exons ATGGCGGATCGAGTGAGAAGAGTGATGAGCGAAGGTGTATTAACTTATGCATACATACTTCTCTATATTTCGTTATCTAGTGGTCagatcttcttcaacaag TGGGTTTTGtcatcaaaagaaataaatttccCGTATCCTCTTGCGCTGACACTACTTCACATGGTCTTCTCCTCAGTACTATGTTTTGTGCTTACCAAAGTTCTCAAG ATAATGAAGGTTGAGGAAGGAATGACTCTAGACAT ATACATTAGCTCGGTCATCCCAATTGGCGCTATGTTTGCTATGACGCTTTGGCTTGGGAACACAGCTTACCTTTATATTTCTGTTTCGTTTGCTCAGATGTTGAAAGCAATCA TGCCAGTAGCTGTCTTCATCCTTGGAGTTGCAGCTGGACTCGAAATGATGAGCTGCAGGATGCTTCTCATAATGTCTGTAATCAGTTTTGGCGTTCTAGTAGCTTCTTATGGAGAAATAAACATTAACTGGGTTGGTGTCATCTACCAAATGGGAGGTGTTGTTGGAGAAGCTTTAAGGCTCATATTTATGGAGATTCTGGTAAAACGGAAAGGCCTCAAGCTAAACCCCATATCTGTCATGTACTATGTTAGCCCATGCAG CGCTCTTTGCCTTTTAGTTCCATGGATCTTTTTGGAGAAACCAAAGATGGACGAAGAACTAACATGGAGCTTTCACCCTCTCGTTCTAACTCTAAATTGTATATGTACCTTTGCCTTGAATCTCTCTGTTTTCTTGGTGATCTCACATACAAGTGCCCTAACAATTCGTGTTGCTGGAGTTGTCAAAGACTGGGTGGTTGTACTGCTATCTGCACTACTTTTTGCTGATACGAAGCTGACACTTATCAATCTTTGTGGTTATGCTATTG CTATTGCAGGTGTAGCTGCATATAACAGCCACAAGCTAAAGAAGGAAGCTACCCGAGTAAGCTCAGACGAGTCTCAAGCTACTTCATCTATACCTTTAGTATCATCTTCAACGTCCAATGCGTAG
- the LOC125865629 gene encoding probable glutathione S-transferase, translating into MANEEVILLDFWPSMYGMRVRVALAEKCVNFEYKEQNMVEKSSILLEMNPIYKKIPVLIHNGKPICESLNVVQYIDEVWKDKVTFLPSDPYEKYQAMFWADYVEKVFDTGRKLWMEKGGEKQTRKENYIDTLKMLEGIIGDKLYFGGAKFGYLDISLIGICSWFYTYEKFGEFSTEVETPKIIAWMKRCIKRESVSKYVVEPLKVYDFALQIRKHYGIE; encoded by the exons ATGGCAAATGAAGAGGTGATTTTATTGGACTTTTGGCCTAGCATGTATGGCATGAGAGTTAGGGTAGCACTAGCTGAAAAATGTGTCAATTTTGAGTACAAAGAACAAAACATGGTTGAAAAAAGTTCAATTCTATTGGAAATGAATCCAATTTACAAGAAAATACCAGTTTTGATTCACAATGGAAAACCAATTTGTGAATCACTAAATGTTGTGCAATATATTGATGAGGTTTGGAAGGACAAAGTTACATTTCTTCCTAGTGATCCTTATGAAAAATATCAAGCTATGTTTTGGGCTGACTATGTGGAAAAG GTGTTTGATACGGGGCGTAAACTATGGATGgaaaaaggaggagaaaaacaaacaagaaaggaaaactaCATAGACACTTTAAAGATGCTAGAAGGAATTATTGGAGATAAACTTTATTTTGGAGGAGCAAAGTTTGGGTATTTGGACATTTCTCTCATAGGAATTTGTAGTTGGTTTTATACTTATGAAAAATTTGGAGAGTTTAGTACAGAAGTTGAGACACCAAAGATTATTGCATGGATGAAAAGATGCATAAAAAGGGAAAGTGTCTCCAAATATGTTGTTGAACCTCTTAAGGTTTATGACTTTGCTTTGCAAATTAGAAAGCATTATGGAATAGAGTAG